A segment of the Cellvibrio sp. KY-YJ-3 genome:
ACCCATGCCCACACCTTAAAATCATCCGCGCGCACCGTAGGTGCATTAACCCTGGGCGATATTTGCAACACGATTGAACATCACGCAAAACAACCAAACAGGAGATTCACTCGCACAAGCATTTGAATTATTTACCCCTGAGTTTGAGGCGGTGGTTGCG
Coding sequences within it:
- a CDS encoding Hpt domain-containing protein, whose translation is MPARLFNQRNATRAEDQCRYAQQNWLQLSTHAHTLKSSARTVGALTLGDICNTIEHHAKQPNRRFTRTSI